The sequence GCTTTACCTCTGCAGTCTCCTCGGGGGCTTCAAAGATCAACGCCATCATTTAATACACGGCAAGGCCATATTTATACCTTGCGTTTCATGAGGCGAGAACAAAAAAGACTCTTTAAAGCGCAAAAGGGACAGCACTAACAACCTTTGCCGTTCCCCATACTTTTGAGTACCGCTTCGAAGGGTGCGTTGGTCTTTATTGATGTGGGTGAAAAGTGCGTCCTCGTTGCGGAAAAGCCGAGCGAGCGGAGAGTTTCTATAGCCTTTGAGACCTTAACGACTTCAAGGCCGTTCTTTCGTGCCAGTGCGTGGGTATCGTAATGGAACGGGACGTCAAGCTCTTCATGGAGTAAGGACAGGAACTGAAGGGTCTTTTTGTGGGCTATCGAGTCAGGTTCTGCTTTGGCCAGCTTCACGAGCTCTTCTACGAATTTTTCGTCCTTGAGGGACCCCAGCCACATCGGGCCGTAAGCTCCCTGTTCTTCAGGAAGAAAGCCAGTCTCATACCGGAATTTTCCGTTCTTCTCCTGCCAGAGGTATCCAAGCATCTCGACGCTCTCATCGGCTTTTTTTGCCCCGCTCTTCAGCCCCAAGAAGGCCCTGAAATAGTGGTCGCGGTAATATGCAAGCAGAACATCAACGCCGAGGTCGTACTTTGCCGCGTACCTTACCACAGTCCCTATGAGAATCCGGAGGCCCGCTTCGTGGCACAGCTCGCCGCGGATTGGCTCAGCAAGGTATTTCCTCAGGCAGGCTTTCCGGTAGGCGCCGCAGAGGACACCCGTGTCGGTTGCCGTCACGCCAAGGAAGCCCCTCCGTTTTACGGATCGGAGGGCAGAGTCAAGGAACTCCACCGGGGATCCAAAGGGGTCTAGATCAATGAAATCAAAGTACCTGAACTTTTCAGCCATGAGCTTATTTGCATCACCAAGGTTGACGACGAGTCTTTTGCCATTTGGGAGTTTCACCTCTGCCCTACCACCTTCCGGAACGGATTCCACACCGAAGTTCAGCCCCACGTTTTTCAGGATAAGATTGAATGCCCCCTCATTGATGTCGTTCATCCAGACTTCCTCGGCGGGTGTTTCAAGGGAATACCTGAGACCCCGTATTCCAGTTGCAGAGAGGGCATCAAGGACGCGCTTCGGAGAAATGGCCTTTACCGCCAGAACGCTCAGATCCCTGTTAAGGGCCATCACAGGGTTGTAAAAAACGGGGGCATCATATATTCTCTCGGCTTTGGGAACCAGGATCCTCGCGAGCCCTTCTTTAATCTCCACCAGCTCCATTCTCTCACCGAGAAAGGAAAGGAAGAAGGGATTTAAAGGATTTCGACGTAGTCGCCAAGGGCCTGCCCCGGGAGCCCTGGCTTGAAGTAGGCCTTTACTTCTCCTTTGTTTCCATGAGTTCTGAGAATCTTCCCGAACATTTTCCTGCCGGTTGGAGTCCTCCACATGACCTTCCTGCCGATAAGGGCGCTCGCACCTGCCCTGTCGTTCACGCCAATGGGCTTAAGAATCATGTGGTGGTTGTATCTGTGCTCATGGGAACCTGCGTAGGCGAGGATCAGGGCCTTCCGCCTCATGACCCTCACCCGAATTGAATAATGAAGCGGATTTTTAAAAGTTGCTTTCTCTGTTGAAGCACTTGACCGGAACCATAAGCGACATGCTAATATAGGTTCTTCACAAAGTTCCTTTGATCCCAATGCTCGGCTTCCTAAGGAGGAGGAAACTTAGGCGGCTCAGGCACAACATGGACGAAATCCTGATCATGCACATAGGGGATACGCCGGAGAGCGTTTATCGGTTTCTCGAAAGACTCATCGATGAACTTCAGCCAGATGTCATAATCCATACAGGTGACTTGGTTGACAACGTCAAACTTGAAAGAAGGCCCGAATTAAAGCCCGCCTACGAAGCGGGGCTTAGAAAACTCGCGCGGATACTCAAAGGCTCCGGGGCAAAGCTCTACATCGTGCCGGGCAACGAGGACTGTAAGAAACTCCTCCAAGAATTCTTTGGAGATAATGTAGTTGAACCGGGAAGCATCGTCGAGATCGAGGGGAAAACTTTCGCCCTCGGCCACTCATGGAGAGACGTTGCCAACAAGGAAGCGGACTTCAAGCTCTACGGCCACAACTTCAAGGTCATCCCGAGTGGTTTAAACGCTGTCCTTGGTATCAACTTCATTTTTCTGCCGAGCGGCAGGACCGTTAGGGTGGATTATCCCGTTGGGACCGACACCGCCCGTGGTTACAGGCTTTGGAGGGGTTTGTGATGAGGTTACTCCGCTTTGGACCCTCGATTATCTTCCTCAGAACCTCCCACAAGAGCGCGGTGGAATCCGCTATAAGTGAGCTTTTCGGCGTTGAATACATTCCTACAGACGTTGCTATAAAGAAAAGCAGGGAGTTTGAGACAGTGCTTTTCGTGACGGATCAGTGGAAAAAAGAAACGATCCCACCTAAGAGCGCGTTTCTCGTGAAGTACCATGCGCCCGCTGTTCTGAGTAATTTAATAAACGCCAACCTGCCTATTGAGAAAGTCCACGTTGAGAGCTCGATAATATTCCTGAGGATTCCGGAGAACGTCGAAGAGGGCCTCAAGCTGATAGCGGAGAAGTACGGGGGAGAAGTTATGGACATAAGGACCGCCCTTGACGAGGGGGAGGTTATGGACACGATAATTGGAGTTACAAGAAAAAAGCTGAGCTCACCAATTGGTCCGGAGGACGTTGAAGGGGCTGTCCTCGTAAGGCGGGACTTTCTGAGCGTTTACAGGGAACTGCAGATGGACACTCCTCTCTTGCTTCTCAAGATTCTGCCCGAATGGAACGAGATAACAATTAAAATCTACGACACGGCGAAGCGCTACGAAGAGAACATCGAAAGGCTCATGCTCGTTATTGAGAACCTCGACCTCGGCTTTGTCGTTGGAGAAGGCTGGGACTGGGACTACCCAAGGCCATTTATGCGCGTTCCCGTGTACAAGCTCAAGCTCCTGACGTGGGAAGACCCCCTCCGCGTGAAGTTCCTGCTAAAAGGGCTTGAATACAAGGGTTACAGGAGGTTCTGCGACATAGACGTATTCGTCGAAGGGAAAAAGATAGACTGGGTGAAGCTCGGAAAGTACGACTCAAAGTTCGAGCTTGCAAAGGCCGCAAGAGAAGAGCTCGAAAGTCTGCTCAGTAAGGAAGTCAGAGAAAGACTTCACGAGATAGAGGAGAGACTCCTTGCAGAGGAGGATTCTAAAGCTTCCTGAGCTTCGCAACAAAGAAACCGCTCGTCCCGTGTTTGTCAGGATAGAAGCGCCTCGCCTTCTTTATTTCCTCGCTCAGCTCGATTCCAAATGGCTTCGTCAGCGCGGGCTCACCGTAGCGGAGCGGGAGGAGCTCAACGTCGAAGTTGTCCAGAACCCACTGAATTACGAACTCATTCTCCTCAGGCTCAAGGGAACAGGTAGAGTAGACGAGGATTCCCCCATTCTTGAGGACGCTTAAGCCCTTTTCAAGGAGCTGCATCTGGAGGCCCTGACAGAACTTTATGTCGTCCATCGTCCTGTTTGCCTTCCTCTCAGGGTTCTTGTGGATCGTGCCGGAGCCTGTACACGGAGCGTCGAGGAGAATTTTGTCGAACTCGACCCCGAGCTCGTCTATGTAGAGCGACGACTTGTGGAAGAGGATAGTATTTGTGACGCCGAGGCGCGAGAGGTTGAGCCTGGTCTCCTTCAGCCTGTCCTCCCCCACATCAAAGGCGTAGATTATCCCTTCGTTCTCCATAAGCTGGGCTAAGTAAGAGGTTTTTCCGCCGGGCGCAGCCGCCATGTCCGCAACGACTTCACCGGGCTTCGGATCGAGCGCCACGGGGGGATACATCGAGCTGGCCTCCTGGATGTAGAGGAGGCCGCTGAGGTATTCAGGCGTGGAAGTGATTGAGAACGGCTCGCGCGTGAGGCAGAAACCCTCTCTCGCCCAGGGGACTCTCCTGAACTGGAAGCCCTTCTTGTTGAGGAGCTTCGTGAGCCTGGGTATTTCTATCCTGAGGGTGTTTACGCGGAAGCACCTCGGCAGGGGCTTTTCCATCGCCTCGGCTATGCTTAAGGCCCTCTCACCCCACAGTTCGTAATAGCGCTCCGCGAATGTCTTGGAGTAGCCAAGGGAAAACAACTTTTCGAGCATGAGGAAAGGTTTGAACAGGGGTTTAAAAGGTTCCCGTCGCTAGTAGGACAATTGCCCTTTCGGCAGCGGTTGTTTACTCACCCGGGACTAGCGTTTTCAGGTGTCGGCAATGATATTACTCGCGAGTTTCTTGATGGCCTTGAGAGGAATCCTATAATTCAGCAAGGGATTTATATCCCAATAACACCCGGCATAAGGGCTAAAGAATTGGGGCACATAAAAGAAGTTGAGAGCTAATAGGGGTGAAATGAATGAAAATAGGCAGGATAAACGACCTGTGGCTGGAAATTCCAGACGTTAGATACTCTTTCTTTGATACCCCATATACCCCCCACAAGCTTGGAACGGCCGTTGATGTATATTTCGAAGAGAAAGCGCTATTTCCGTTTGAAGAAGGGAAACTTGTTGAGATAAGGAGAATAAGAACCCCCAGACATATCCCGGTTGGCGATGACTATCTTTTAATCTTCGAGGTTGGAGACCTCTGCTTGAAGGTTCTCCACGTGGAGCCAGGGCTTAAAGTAGGAGAAAAAGTCTTCCTTGGCGATGAAATTGGAAGCCTGAGGCTCTCAGGGTTTTTCTCTCCGTGGAGTGAGAGACATGCCCACTTTGAGGTTAGAAAATGTGAAGATCGGTACCGAGCGAGGGGCGGATTGACGATCTTCCCTGAAGTTAAGCCCCTCACTCCCATTGCTAAAGGAAAGGAGTTTGAAGTCGTCGAAAAAACGCCCACCTACCTTTGGCTCAGGCCCCTCAAAACTAGGGGCAGAGGCATGACCCCGTTCGGGAACATTGAAGGGGGCTTACCCTACTACAAATACGGGGCCATATTCAACGGAAAAGAAGCGGAGCTCTTTGGAAAACCATTGGAGGCAACTGAAGTCCTTCCCAATGGAGTCGGGATTTTCACGGCAAATTTTGAGGTTTTTGCCAGCGAGCAAAAAGTTAGGGGTGTGGGAGTTTACTGCAATGAAGGCAGGGTCAAGCTTATTGGCGGAGATCTCGAAGTTGGAGAAGTCATTGAGATCGAGATTGTTTGAGAGCAGTGGATGATTTCACAACCTGCTTTCACTTTCTGGAGCAGGAAATGACCATTCTACAATCCGATGGGCACCCAGACGGCATCCACGCCAACATTACCGAGAAACCAGAGAGAAAAGAGAGGACAAAATCGAAAGCCTTCACTGCTGCGGGCAGACGTCCTTCTCGGTCGGCGGGTTCGGGTCGAGGCCTTTCCTCTGCCTGATCTGCCTGATGATCTGCTGGGCAAGCTCGTTCGGGACGCGCTTGAAGCCAGCGTGCTCGGTGGTCCAGAGGGCCTTTCCGCTGGTGGCACCACGGATGGCTCCGGCGAATCCGAACATCTCTGCAACTGGAGCCTCTCCGATGATGATCATGACCTCTCCTTCCTGCCTCATGTCGATGAGCTGACCGCGCCTCTGGTTGAGCTCCCTGCTGACGGCACCCATGTACTCATAGGGTATGTTAATGATGACCTTCTGGTAGGGCTCG is a genomic window of Thermococcus guaymasensis DSM 11113 containing:
- a CDS encoding tRNA (guanine(10)-N(2))-dimethyltransferase — its product is MELVEIKEGLARILVPKAERIYDAPVFYNPVMALNRDLSVLAVKAISPKRVLDALSATGIRGLRYSLETPAEEVWMNDINEGAFNLILKNVGLNFGVESVPEGGRAEVKLPNGKRLVVNLGDANKLMAEKFRYFDFIDLDPFGSPVEFLDSALRSVKRRGFLGVTATDTGVLCGAYRKACLRKYLAEPIRGELCHEAGLRILIGTVVRYAAKYDLGVDVLLAYYRDHYFRAFLGLKSGAKKADESVEMLGYLWQEKNGKFRYETGFLPEEQGAYGPMWLGSLKDEKFVEELVKLAKAEPDSIAHKKTLQFLSLLHEELDVPFHYDTHALARKNGLEVVKVSKAIETLRSLGFSATRTHFSPTSIKTNAPFEAVLKSMGNGKGC
- a CDS encoding 50S ribosomal protein L35ae — translated: MRRKALILAYAGSHEHRYNHHMILKPIGVNDRAGASALIGRKVMWRTPTGRKMFGKILRTHGNKGEVKAYFKPGLPGQALGDYVEIL
- a CDS encoding metallophosphoesterase, which encodes MLGFLRRRKLRRLRHNMDEILIMHIGDTPESVYRFLERLIDELQPDVIIHTGDLVDNVKLERRPELKPAYEAGLRKLARILKGSGAKLYIVPGNEDCKKLLQEFFGDNVVEPGSIVEIEGKTFALGHSWRDVANKEADFKLYGHNFKVIPSGLNAVLGINFIFLPSGRTVRVDYPVGTDTARGYRLWRGL
- a CDS encoding NOL1/NOP2/sun family putative RNA methylase; this translates as MLEKLFSLGYSKTFAERYYELWGERALSIAEAMEKPLPRCFRVNTLRIEIPRLTKLLNKKGFQFRRVPWAREGFCLTREPFSITSTPEYLSGLLYIQEASSMYPPVALDPKPGEVVADMAAAPGGKTSYLAQLMENEGIIYAFDVGEDRLKETRLNLSRLGVTNTILFHKSSLYIDELGVEFDKILLDAPCTGSGTIHKNPERKANRTMDDIKFCQGLQMQLLEKGLSVLKNGGILVYSTCSLEPEENEFVIQWVLDNFDVELLPLRYGEPALTKPFGIELSEEIKKARRFYPDKHGTSGFFVAKLRKL